From a region of the Dreissena polymorpha isolate Duluth1 unplaced genomic scaffold, UMN_Dpol_1.0 chrUn040, whole genome shotgun sequence genome:
- the LOC127863807 gene encoding galactoside alpha-(1,2)-fucosyltransferase 1-like codes for MGKYRWKLPILCIILFVCVRYFVYRQADLNTEVPASPHGGKAEIVTTINYSAQISDNSKIMHNVTLIRELNGQQPKINTVVPVLPQGGKVDIVSNSNSSVHSSDTSKMKHNGTLSIAIKGRLGNQMFQYASIIGLADMMNFTQIVIDGGQDLLSSFQLSDKRVNFTRISTKWRTINELLCCAFDKRLTQYNNTEDVHVNGYLVSTTYFHNIEKRIKNEFKFVPRILTDAKIIKNDIAKQFYVTGVNYTYIGVHVRRGDFLKKSNIEVGHFTVTK; via the exons ATGG gcAAATATAGATGGAAGCTTCCGATTCTGTGTATCATACTATTTGTCTGTGTAAGGTATTTTGTGTACCGACAAGCCGACCTAAACACAGAAGTTCCAGCCTCTCCTCATGGAGGAAAAGCGGAAATCGTAACGACTATTAATTATTCCGCTCAAATTTCAGACAATTCAAAAATAATGCACAACGTAACATTGATTCGTGAATTAAACGGACAGCAACCCAAAATAAATACAGTCGTTCCAGTTTTGCCGCAAGGAGGAAAGGTGGACATCGTATCGAATAGCAATTCTTCCGTTCACAGCTCTGACACGTCAAAAATGAAGCATAACGGAACGTTGAGTATTGCAATTAAAGGCCGCCTCGGAAATCAGATGTTTCAATATGCTTCAATAATTGGCCTAGCCGACATGATGAACTTCACACAGATTGTCATCGATGGAGGTCAGGATCTGTTGTCCTCATTTCAACTCTCTGACAAAAGAGTAAATTTTACTCGAATATCAACCAAGTGGAGAACTATAAATGAACTTCTATGTTGTGCTTTTGACAAACGACTTACCCAGTACAATAACACAGAGGATGTCCACGTAAACGGATACTTAGTATCAACGACGTATTTTCACAATATTGAGAAACGCATTAAAAACGAATTCAAATTTGTGCCCCGAATCTTGACAGATGCAAAGATAATTAAAAATGACATTGCGAAACAGTTTTATGTCACAGGAGTAAATTACACATATATCGGTGTACATGTCCGAAGAGGTGATTTCCTTAAGAAATCGAATATCGAGGTCGGCCATTTCACtgtaacaaaataa